In one window of Leptospiraceae bacterium DNA:
- a CDS encoding valine--tRNA ligase, with amino-acid sequence MKKVELPSRYEHLQVESKWYQLWEKENAFSPEFAKKLNRLEFKGPYSIVIPPPNVTGQLHVGHALNMTIQDVLIRLARKMGYQTLWIPGTDHAGIATQSRVERELKEKENKTRWDLGREAFLERVWQWKEHYGNVITQQMRKLGVSVDWGRERFTMDEGLSYAVRKVFVDLYKQGLIYRDTKMVNWDPETKTVLSDLEVEYEENYKGELWSFAYPLVDGGGEIVVATTRPETMLGDTAIAVHPDDERYKHLIGKKVKHPLLGREIPIIADAILVDPQFGTGAVKVTPAHDPNDFEVGKRHQLEFINIFDESARINENGGPYKGLDRFEARKKIKEDIAKLGLDRGTKEHIMSIGRSQRSNAIVEPMISTQWFVKVEPLAKKAIEYVEQEKIKFIPKRWENLYFSWMHQIKDWCISRQLWWGHQIPAWYCKDCGHISVSMEDLTSCESCHSKNIERDPDVLDTWFSSALWPFSTMGWPEDTDDLKTYYPTRVLVTGFDIIFFWVARMIMMGVHFIGKEPFKDVYIHGLMRDEKGRKISKSMGNNVDPVEIIKTYGADSYRYFFMATLTEGKDLVYSEQRLKGYQNFCNKIWNSARFVFLNLPEDFQLDFSRLYQLDLALENEDYWILYHLHRVENIVQNLLHSYKFHIVSEELYEFIWNYYCDWYIEIVKPRLKKDSDKKESALYVLVYVLYQILNLLHPFMPFLTEELFSYLKPFLSKKDVPFLMWELYDFEIKKWEVSSWKDKISYLDDLKELITKTRSIRADLSIPPSRKIQVRIFTEDPNFQNYIESKKEAVLRLIQAEEITFIQEKTIDSQTIVEVLRTGFMEVPLKGVVNLQSELQKLQKEKQELEKIITIADSKLNNEKFIKSAPEQVIEEQRHKKEEAIERLQYVNQTIEKLLKIQ; translated from the coding sequence ATGAAAAAAGTGGAGCTCCCATCCCGCTATGAACATCTCCAGGTTGAGTCAAAATGGTATCAGTTATGGGAAAAAGAAAATGCCTTTTCTCCTGAGTTCGCAAAAAAACTAAATCGCCTCGAGTTTAAAGGTCCTTATTCGATTGTCATTCCTCCACCGAACGTAACAGGACAGTTGCACGTTGGTCATGCATTGAATATGACAATACAAGATGTTTTGATTCGGTTAGCAAGAAAAATGGGCTATCAAACTTTGTGGATCCCAGGCACTGACCATGCTGGGATAGCCACTCAAAGCAGAGTAGAACGTGAACTCAAAGAAAAAGAAAACAAAACAAGATGGGATTTGGGACGAGAAGCTTTCTTAGAACGAGTTTGGCAGTGGAAAGAGCATTATGGAAACGTCATCACACAACAAATGAGAAAATTGGGGGTTTCCGTTGACTGGGGGAGAGAACGCTTCACGATGGATGAAGGCTTATCCTATGCTGTTCGAAAAGTATTCGTTGATCTGTATAAACAAGGCTTGATCTATCGTGATACAAAAATGGTAAACTGGGATCCCGAAACCAAAACAGTTCTCTCGGATTTGGAAGTAGAGTATGAAGAAAACTATAAAGGAGAACTTTGGAGTTTTGCTTATCCGTTGGTTGATGGAGGAGGAGAAATCGTTGTTGCTACCACTCGTCCAGAAACCATGTTAGGGGATACTGCGATCGCTGTTCATCCTGATGATGAACGATATAAACACCTGATCGGTAAAAAAGTCAAACATCCATTGTTGGGACGAGAAATCCCAATCATTGCAGATGCGATTTTAGTGGATCCTCAATTCGGAACTGGTGCGGTAAAAGTCACACCCGCTCACGATCCCAACGACTTTGAGGTAGGGAAACGCCATCAATTGGAATTTATCAACATCTTTGATGAATCTGCAAGAATCAACGAAAATGGTGGACCCTACAAAGGTTTGGATCGCTTTGAAGCTCGAAAAAAAATCAAAGAAGATATAGCAAAATTAGGCTTAGATCGGGGAACCAAAGAACACATCATGAGCATCGGTCGTTCCCAAAGAAGCAATGCTATAGTGGAACCCATGATTTCCACTCAATGGTTTGTAAAAGTAGAACCATTAGCAAAAAAAGCCATAGAATACGTAGAACAAGAAAAGATAAAATTCATTCCTAAACGTTGGGAAAACCTATACTTTTCTTGGATGCATCAAATAAAGGATTGGTGTATTTCTCGACAATTATGGTGGGGACATCAAATCCCGGCGTGGTATTGTAAGGATTGTGGTCATATCTCAGTTTCTATGGAAGACTTGACTTCTTGTGAGAGCTGCCATTCAAAAAATATTGAACGAGATCCCGATGTTTTGGATACTTGGTTTTCGTCAGCATTGTGGCCTTTTTCAACCATGGGTTGGCCTGAAGATACAGACGATTTGAAGACCTACTATCCAACAAGGGTTTTGGTCACTGGGTTTGATATTATCTTTTTCTGGGTGGCAAGGATGATTATGATGGGAGTTCATTTTATCGGAAAAGAACCCTTTAAGGATGTTTATATTCATGGTTTGATGCGCGACGAAAAAGGAAGAAAAATTTCAAAAAGCATGGGAAACAACGTTGATCCCGTAGAGATCATAAAAACCTATGGGGCTGACTCGTATCGTTATTTCTTTATGGCTACGTTGACTGAAGGAAAAGATTTGGTTTATTCTGAACAACGATTGAAAGGGTATCAAAACTTTTGTAATAAAATTTGGAATTCTGCTCGCTTTGTGTTTTTGAATTTACCAGAAGATTTTCAGCTAGATTTCTCAAGGCTTTATCAATTAGACCTCGCATTAGAAAACGAAGATTATTGGATACTTTATCATTTGCATCGGGTTGAAAACATAGTTCAGAATCTACTTCATAGTTATAAATTCCACATTGTATCAGAAGAACTCTATGAGTTTATCTGGAATTACTATTGTGATTGGTATATTGAGATTGTAAAGCCACGGCTCAAAAAAGACTCTGACAAAAAAGAATCCGCATTGTATGTCTTGGTTTATGTTCTATATCAGATTTTGAATTTGCTCCATCCTTTTATGCCATTTCTTACAGAAGAATTGTTTTCGTATTTAAAGCCCTTTTTATCAAAAAAAGATGTTCCTTTTTTGATGTGGGAACTGTATGATTTCGAAATAAAGAAATGGGAAGTTTCCAGCTGGAAGGATAAGATCTCATATTTAGATGACCTCAAAGAACTAATTACGAAAACACGTTCCATTCGTGCGGATTTATCAATACCACCCTCAAGAAAAATCCAAGTTCGGATTTTTACAGAAGACCCTAATTTTCAAAATTATATCGAATCCAAAAAAGAAGCAGTTTTACGTTTGATTCAAGCAGAAGAGATCACTTTCATTCAAGAAAAAACCATAGACTCTCAAACCATAGTAGAGGTTTTACGAACAGGCTTTATGGAGGTTCCCCTCAAAGGAGTAGTGAACCTACAATCAGAGCTCCAAAAACTCCAAAAAGAAAAACAAGAATTAGAAAAAATCATTACGATTGCGGACTCAAAATTGAATAACGAAAAGTTCATTAAGTCCGCTCCCGAACAAGTAATAGAAGAACAAAGACATAAAAAAGAAGAAGCAATCGAAAGACTACAATATGTAAATCAAACCATCGAAAAACTTTTAAAGATTCAGTAA
- a CDS encoding SDR family NAD(P)-dependent oxidoreductase, whose product MYVFITGACGGLGQALIQRLSELNHVIIATDIHQQYNFSQKNVQYYPLDVSNHSEWEKLLNTIYQKHHIDVLINLAAIIQPRYVFDFTEKEITKQIDINLKGLIYGTYLVAKKMKETQNGHIINISSLAGIAPIPGISLYSATKFAVRAFSLAIALELKPYNVYVSVICPDAIKTPMLDYQKDFIEAALSFSNFYYLTPEYVSKVILKTMKTKELEVIIPMYRGLLAKVVSAFPSSSKILFPLIRNLGIYYQKKFRRQKS is encoded by the coding sequence ATGTATGTTTTCATAACGGGAGCATGTGGTGGTCTTGGACAAGCGCTCATACAAAGATTATCAGAACTTAATCACGTCATCATTGCAACTGATATTCATCAACAATATAATTTCTCCCAAAAGAATGTTCAATACTATCCGTTGGATGTCTCGAATCATTCAGAATGGGAAAAATTATTAAATACAATTTATCAAAAACATCATATTGACGTGCTAATCAATTTAGCAGCTATAATACAACCACGTTATGTATTTGATTTTACAGAGAAAGAGATCACAAAACAAATTGATATCAATCTAAAAGGATTAATTTATGGAACTTATCTAGTTGCTAAAAAAATGAAGGAAACTCAAAACGGACACATCATTAATATTTCATCTTTGGCTGGGATTGCTCCTATTCCGGGAATTTCTTTGTATAGTGCGACCAAGTTTGCAGTTCGTGCTTTTAGTCTTGCGATAGCTTTAGAATTAAAGCCCTATAATGTTTACGTAAGTGTCATCTGCCCTGATGCCATCAAAACTCCTATGTTGGATTATCAAAAGGATTTTATTGAAGCTGCTTTGTCTTTTTCGAATTTTTATTACCTTACACCAGAGTACGTGAGTAAAGTCATTCTCAAAACTATGAAGACAAAGGAGTTAGAAGTCATCATACCAATGTATCGTGGTTTATTGGCAAAAGTGGTGAGCGCTTTCCCCTCATCTTCAAAAATACTATTTCCATTGATAAGAAATTTAGGAATTTATTATCAGAAAAAATTTAGGCGTCAAAAGTCTTAA